TAGTATTCCGCAAGTATTGTATATCATTCTTGCAATTATTGGTTTTGGCTGGTTAGCCATGGGCATCATGGACAACTGGAAGGGTAACAATTGGTGGATTAATCTGATTCTGACTTTTCTTTTCTGGCTACCAGGTCTTATTCACGCCTTGATAGTTATGAAGAACTATTACTAATAACAAATTCTTTATAACAGACCATAAAAAGGCCATGCATCAACTGCATGGCCTTTTTATATTTCTACATTGAATGGACCTTACACTATACGTCGGGTGCCATCGCCAATGGCTACCCGATGCACCCCCATAGCTACACCAAACTGCTGCTGATATGCAGGTGCAATTGCGGCCAGCAGATGATCTACTTCGCCGGCCTTTACCAGTGCAATTACGCAACCGCCAAAACCGCCACCCATCATGCGGGCACCAATCACTGCTGGTTGTTGCTGGCAGGCATCCGCTATAAAATCAAGCTCTGCACAACTCACTTCATACAATTTGCTCAGCCCATGGTGAGTGCCAAACATGCGCTGCCCAAAAGAGGCAAGATTATTAGCCAGCAAATCATCACAGGCCGCTGCCAGTCTTGCATTTTCCTGCACTACGTACAAGCATCGGTTGTACACTTTTTCACCCATGCTGTCTTTGCATTGCTGCAGCATGTCTTCCGTTACATCTCTAAATGTTTTTACAGATGCGAAATTCGATTGCAGAATACCAAAGCCCGTTTCGCATTCCTTGCGGCGGGTATTGTACTCCGAGCTGGCCAGCGAATGTTTTACCTGTGTATCGAGCAGTACAATTTCTAAGCCTGCTGCATCAAATGGGAAATATTCATATTCCAGCGAATCACAATCGAGTTTGATAACATGACCCGCTTTGCCAAACATGCTGGCAAACTGATCCATGATGCCGCACTTTACACCTACAAATTCATTTTCTGCAGCCTGCGCCATTTGTACCATCTCCAACTTGCTGTGACCAAAGTTGAAATGCTCATTCAACGCAAAAACTGTGGCACACTCCAACGCTGCCGATGATGATACACCAGCACCCACGGGTACATCGCCAGCTATCAGCAAATCAATGCCGTTGATGACAGGATGCTGCTTTTGCAACTGCTCTATAACGCCTAATATATAATTAGGCCACTGCAAATCCGAAGCTTGCAAATGAGCACTCCCGATTGTTTCAAAGGATTGCTGATGACTGGCAGAATACATGCGAATGCTACCAGTAACATTCGGCGCCAGCAACACACAAACTTTAAACTGAATGGCAGCGGGTAGTACAAATCCATGGTTATAATCGGTATGCTCCCCTATCAAATTTATACGCCCGGGCGATGCTGTAACGACCGTGGGTTGCTGCTGAAATTTTTCGGCAAACAATTGCCGTAATTGCGCTAATTCCATAATTCACTATACAAATCGGTTAATTAAATTTTCGAGGTATTCTTGTTTGCCGCTCTTCATGGCAGGCTCGCCATGTGCTACCGCAAATGCTTTCAAATCGCTGAGCGACAACTTGCCTTGCTCAAATGCCAATCCTTCAGCACTATCGAAACTTTCATAACGGTCTTTTCTGAACTGGCTGTACACTCCGTGTTGCAAAATGGCGTCTGCTGCAACTAATGCACGTGCAAAAGCATCCATGCCACCAATGTGTGCCAAAAACAAATCTTCCGGATCGGTAGAGTTGCGGCGGATTTTCGCATCGAAGTTGATGCCGCCACCGGCAAAACCGCCAGCCTCCAGTATCACCAGCATGGCCTCTGTCAATTCGGGCACGTTGTTGGGAAACTGATCGGTATCCCAACCGTTTTGATAATCGCCGCGGTTGGCATCAATGCTGCCGAGCATGCCTGCATCTGCAGCAATCTGTAGTTCGTGCTGAAAAGTGTGCCCGGCCAGCGTGGCATGGTTTACTTCAATATTCAGTTTAAAATCGTTGAGCAAATCAAACTGGCGCAGAAAGCCAATCACGGTTTCACTGTCATAATCATATTGATGCTTGCTGGGTTCGCAAGGCTTTGGTTCAATAAAGAAAGTACCGGTAAACCCATTGGCACGGGCATAATCTTTAGCCATGTGCAGAAAACGGGCCAGGTGTTCTTTTTCCCGTTTCATGTTGGTGTTGAGCAAACTCATATAGCCTTCGCGGCCACCCCAAAACACATAGTTCTGCCCGCCCAATGAAATAGTAGCATCCAACGCAGCCTTCACCTGTGCCCCGGCATGTGCCAATACATGAAAATCGGGATTGGTAGCAGCACCATTCATATAGCGGCGGTTGCTAAACAAATTGGCCGTACCCCACAGCAATTGTATGCCGCTTTCATCCTGTTTGTGTTTGAGGTAAGCAGTGACGGCTTGCAAACGGTCTTCATTTTCCAGCACATTGTTGCCAAAGTCTACCGCATCTACATCATGAAAACAATAAAACGGCAAGCCCAATTTGGTCATGAATTCAAAGGCCGCATCGGCTTTGTCTTTGGCCCGTTCAATAGCATCGTCGTGATTGTTCCAGGGAAACAAATGCGTGGGTTCACCAAAAGGATCGGCGCCGCTACCACAGAAGCTATGCCAATACGCACAGGCAAAGCGCAGGTGTTCTTTCATGGTTTTGCCAGCCACTACAGCGTCGGCATTGTACCAGCGAAATGCTAGTGGATTATCCGTTTTAGGTCCTTCGTACCCAATGGCACCAATGCCCTTAAAATACTCTTGTTGGCCAATTACAATCGCCATGTTGCATCGTTTTGAAGTGAGAAAGAGATTGCGTCGCCCTTACGGTTGCACTTCTGCTAAATCCAACCTGCCGGGCGGCGACATGCAATTTCGGCTATCTGATTCAATTGAAACCTGATTGAAAATAATTTCCTGAAACACATTTACGCAAAGGTTTGCACCGCTTGTTTCTTTTACAAACGAAAAGGCTTTACTGCTGTACCGTGAGCAATGTTTTCAGGCGAAGATCTTTGGAAGAAGCACCAATCATAATGCGAAAATCGCCGGGCTCCAACACTGTTTTCCCATCCAGGTTTATCATGCTCAGCATGGCCGGCGTAATGGTAAAGCGAACGGTTTTGCTTTCGCCTTTGCGCAATGCAATGCGTTGAAATCCTTTCAGCTCCATCACCGGCCGTGCCAACGAAGCCAACTCGTCGCGGATATACAACTGCACCACTTCATCGCCATTCATGTTGCCGGTGTTGGTTATATCAACACTCAGCTCAACAGATGCTCCCGCTTTTATGCTGGTAGAAGAAAGCCGCAGATTGCTGTATGTAAAAGTCGTATAACTCAAGCCATAGCCAAACGGAAACAAGGGTTCTCCACTGAGGTTGTGATAATCATCGCCGCGACCGGTGGGCAGGTGCCAATAGCTCAGCGGCAATTGCGATTCATGCACAGGAAAAGTTATGGGCAACCGGCCAGCAGGATTGCGTTTGCCAAGCAATACATCGGCCACTGCATGGCCGCCTTCTTCGCCGGGATACCACAGCATCATCACGGATTTCAATTTATGCAACCAACGCTGCATGGTAATGGCACTGCCTCCTACCAACAATACGGTTACAGGTTTGCCGGTGGCTGCCAATGCCTCTATCAACTCTTCCTGATGGCAATCGAGGTTTAGATAAGCACGGTCTTGAAATTCTCCTTCATGAATACCCGCTACCACTACCACAGCATCACTGCTTTGCGCCAGTAGCAAGGCTTCCTGCTGCAATTGCTGCCAATAATTCAAAACATCTTTATTCCACACTAAACGAATGTGGGCATTGCCCACTGGTTCTTTAAACTCAATGCGAACACGTACCGATTTACCTGCAGTAAAAGCATAAGGTTTCAACAAAGTATGATAGCTGCTTTTCTCCCAGGCATCTACATGCAGCACATCATTCAAATACAATCGATACCCATCGTTGCCATCAAGGCCAATGGCGATGCTGTCAGTAACATCTGAGGTGATCTCACCTGTCCAGCGGACTGCGAAGAAATCTCTTTGTAGCGCAGCATCCGGT
The Phnomibacter ginsenosidimutans genome window above contains:
- the galK gene encoding galactokinase, which translates into the protein MFAEKFQQQPTVVTASPGRINLIGEHTDYNHGFVLPAAIQFKVCVLLAPNVTGSIRMYSASHQQSFETIGSAHLQASDLQWPNYILGVIEQLQKQHPVINGIDLLIAGDVPVGAGVSSSAALECATVFALNEHFNFGHSKLEMVQMAQAAENEFVGVKCGIMDQFASMFGKAGHVIKLDCDSLEYEYFPFDAAGLEIVLLDTQVKHSLASSEYNTRRKECETGFGILQSNFASVKTFRDVTEDMLQQCKDSMGEKVYNRCLYVVQENARLAAACDDLLANNLASFGQRMFGTHHGLSKLYEVSCAELDFIADACQQQPAVIGARMMGGGFGGCVIALVKAGEVDHLLAAIAPAYQQQFGVAMGVHRVAIGDGTRRIV
- the xylA gene encoding xylose isomerase is translated as MAIVIGQQEYFKGIGAIGYEGPKTDNPLAFRWYNADAVVAGKTMKEHLRFACAYWHSFCGSGADPFGEPTHLFPWNNHDDAIERAKDKADAAFEFMTKLGLPFYCFHDVDAVDFGNNVLENEDRLQAVTAYLKHKQDESGIQLLWGTANLFSNRRYMNGAATNPDFHVLAHAGAQVKAALDATISLGGQNYVFWGGREGYMSLLNTNMKREKEHLARFLHMAKDYARANGFTGTFFIEPKPCEPSKHQYDYDSETVIGFLRQFDLLNDFKLNIEVNHATLAGHTFQHELQIAADAGMLGSIDANRGDYQNGWDTDQFPNNVPELTEAMLVILEAGGFAGGGINFDAKIRRNSTDPEDLFLAHIGGMDAFARALVAADAILQHGVYSQFRKDRYESFDSAEGLAFEQGKLSLSDLKAFAVAHGEPAMKSGKQEYLENLINRFV